From Bacteroidota bacterium, a single genomic window includes:
- a CDS encoding type IX secretion system membrane protein PorP/SprF, with amino-acid sequence MKKKLLFFIALCIVGISPAWAQQDPQYSMYMFNGLLVNPAYAGSRELVSVTALGRYQWVGIDGSPKTATFSIHGPSRNEKSGFGLNVYNDRLGFTNQTAANAMYAYRLELGPGILSLGLQGGALLHNNRWQDAVTINPDAGAPATSTTAILPMAGTGAYYYGERFYLGAAIPNFIPNKYKNPNSVNGSVASRQKMHLFATAGVVIPLGEDLDLKPSVMMKYTQNAPIEFDFNAAMLFKKVLWVGASYRTGDALVFMSEYVFKNQFRLGYAYDLTLTPLRTYNSGSHEIMLGLDLGWNKSRIKTPRYF; translated from the coding sequence ATGAAGAAGAAACTCTTATTTTTCATTGCCCTTTGCATCGTCGGCATTTCCCCTGCATGGGCACAGCAAGATCCCCAATACAGCATGTACATGTTCAACGGTCTGCTTGTGAATCCTGCCTATGCAGGTAGCAGAGAGTTGGTGAGTGTAACGGCATTGGGGCGGTATCAGTGGGTCGGCATTGACGGGTCTCCCAAAACGGCAACCTTCAGCATCCATGGACCAAGCCGCAATGAAAAGAGCGGATTTGGCCTGAATGTGTACAATGACCGCCTGGGATTCACCAATCAAACGGCCGCAAATGCGATGTATGCCTACCGGTTGGAACTTGGACCGGGCATCTTATCGTTAGGGTTGCAGGGAGGCGCTTTGTTGCACAACAACCGTTGGCAAGATGCCGTCACGATCAATCCCGACGCTGGAGCTCCCGCTACTTCGACCACCGCCATCCTTCCGATGGCCGGAACGGGAGCCTATTACTATGGAGAGCGATTCTATCTTGGTGCCGCCATCCCCAATTTTATTCCCAACAAGTACAAGAATCCCAATTCCGTGAACGGGAGCGTGGCTTCTCGCCAGAAAATGCACCTTTTTGCAACAGCCGGCGTCGTCATTCCTTTGGGAGAGGATTTGGACCTGAAGCCTTCGGTGATGATGAAATACACACAAAATGCCCCCATCGAATTTGACTTCAATGCGGCCATGCTGTTCAAAAAAGTGCTTTGGGTAGGCGCATCCTACCGCACAGGAGACGCACTTGTGTTCATGAGTGAGTACGTTTTCAAGAACCAATTCCGGTTGGGTTATGCCTACGACTTGACCTTGACTCCCCTGCGTACTTACAACTCTGGATCGCATGAAATCATGCTCGGTCTTGACCTTGGTTGGAACAAGTCCAGAATCAAAACTCCGCGTTACTTCTAA